From Columba livia isolate bColLiv1 breed racing homer chromosome 5, bColLiv1.pat.W.v2, whole genome shotgun sequence, one genomic window encodes:
- the CCDC177 gene encoding coiled-coil domain-containing protein 177: protein MVEPPAEPPPQPCPAAPGGAAAGAAGGEPARPGEQSPLLHLDLYNFDCAAAEGSRYVLTSPRSLEACARCAVRPVELLPRALGDLLREAPGRSMRVAAGLYEAYERERRRKLQQCREERERIIREEKRRILAPLGSLPPSPAARAAPRAAAATAGGPRPHGGGKAGAAGGAKAKSHSLDSLQKRREGSWGKTSSESGASSSYSGESLRERGGKGGGRGRGGAAANGALLGRSFSLGDLSHSPQTAQRVERIVREVKRRKGLSEVPERDKKIAALMIAKHQEASLLREQRQAAHLQWDSQRRLAEQRKEQEEKEKQRALLQGQRMWESQVEKRRGRLSQEQEEVTLLKQRQRLVCEERWREQAEKQERLRRERLERAVREDKQKKLHQEHNLKAKEEGKKEHREREEQLLQEKLSMAAQKRLKKEVQLQKEKKLLNQAEKLKHEALLKELAKQEAEEKEMLKASLEMSLTKAQENYEQLVEKRNQELREKARREDMQIQRAKLAAEKKEREQKEHLEALARETERKLQHAAQVAEEAVQEKARKVVLSRLEKEKVQKMNKQKVEQYEDLRRREILLSIERKLERSEQIFKEKKTVLENARSVARASFHVREKVREETNMRTFDKMALEAELHAHLNKK from the coding sequence ATGGTGGAGCCGCCGGCTGAGCCTCCCCCGCAGCCCTGCCCGGCGGCGCCCGGGGGGGCAgcggcgggagcagcggggGGAGAGCCGGCCCGTCCCGGGGAGCAATCGCCGCTGCTGCACCTGGACCTGTACAACTTCGACTGCGCGGCGGCGGAGGGCAGCCGGTACGTGCTGACCAGCCCGCGGTCGCTGGAGGCCTGCGCCCGCTGCGCCGTGCGGCCGGTGGAGCTGCTGCCGCGGGCGCTGGGGGACCTGCTGCGGGAGGCTCCCGGGCGCTCCATGCGGGTGGCCGCCGGCCTCTACGAGGCCTACGAGCGGGAGCGGCGCCGCAAGCTGCAGCAGTGCCGGGAGGAGCGGGAGAGGATTATCCGGGAGGAGAAGAGGCGGATCCTGGCGCCCCTCGGCAGCCTGCCGCCTTCGCCCGccgcccgcgccgccccccgggCCGCCGCTGCCACCGCCGGCGGGCCCCGACCCCACGGCGGGGGGAAggccggggcagcggggggCGCGAAGGCCAAGAGCCACTCGCTGGACTCACTGCAGAAGCGCCGTGAGGGCAGCTGGGGCAAGACCTCCTCCGAGTCGGGGGCCTCGTCCTCCTATAGCGGGGAGAGCCTGCGGGAGCGCGGGGGCAAggggggcggccggggccgggggggagCCGCCGCCAACGGAGCCCTGCTGGGGCGCAGCTTCAGCCTGGGCGACCTCAGCCACTCACCCCAGACCGCCCAGAGGGTGGAGAGGATCGTCAGGGaggtgaagaggaggaagggcCTCTCGGAGGTGCCCGAGAGAGACAAGAAGATCGCGGCGCTGATGATCGCCAAGCACCAGGAGGCCAGCCTCCTGCGGGAGCAGCGGCAGGCGGCCCACCTGCAGTGGGACAGCCAGCGGCGCCTGGCAGAGCAGCgcaaggagcaggaggagaaggagaagcagagggCTCTCCTGCAGGGCCAGCGGATGTGGGAGAGCCAGGTGGAGAAGCGGCGGGGGAGGCTGagccaggagcaggaggaggtcACCCTGCTGAAGCAGAGGCAGCGCCTGGTGTGTGAGGAGAGGTGGCGGGAGCAAGCAGAGAAGCAGGAGCGGCTGCGgagggagaggctggagagggCTGTGCGGGAGGACAAGCAGAAGAAGCTCCATCAAGAGCACAACCTGAAGGCAAAGGAggagggcaagaaggagcacCGGGAGCGAGAGGAGCAGCTCTTGCAAGAGAAGCTGTCCATGGCTGCACAGAAGAGGCTGAAGAAGGAGGTGCAGTTGCAGAAGGAGAAGAAACTGCTCAACCAAGCAGAGAAGCTGAAGCATGAGGCCTTGCTCAAGGAACTGGCCAAGcaagaagcagaagagaaggaaatgctGAAGGCCTCCCTGGAGATGAGTTTGACCAAGGCTCAGGAGAACTATGAGCAGCTAGTGGAGAAGAGAAACCAGGAGCTGAGGGAGAAGGCCAGGCGGGAGGATATGCAAATCCAGAGAGCCAAACTGGCagcagagaagaaggaaagagagcagaaagagcaCTTGGAGGCCCTGgctagagagacagagagaaagctCCAGCATGCTGCCCAAGTGGCTGAAGAGGCTGTCCAAGAAAAAGCCCGCAAGGTGGTCTTGAGCcgtctggagaaggagaaagtaCAGAAGATGAACAAGCAAAAGGTGGAACAGTATGAGGACTTACGGCGCAGGGAGATCCTCCTCTCTATAGAGAGGAAGCTGGAGAGAAGTGAGCAGATCTTCAAGGAGAAGAAGACTGTTTTAGAAAATGCCAGGTCTGTCGCTCGGGCATCCTTCCATGTCCGGGAAAAAGTACGGGAGGAGACGAACATGCGCACCTTTGACAAGATGGCCTTGGAAGCAGAACTGCATGCCCACCTGAATAAGAAATGA